From a region of the Rathayibacter sp. VKM Ac-2804 genome:
- the holA gene encoding DNA polymerase III subunit delta, whose translation MAGRAPARGKAAPSKAAIPQLAWNQTRPAPIVLITGPEQFLADRALRFLREFLRAEDPSLEVNDIDAGGYAPGELLTLASPSLFDEPRLLRVSNVEKCSDAFLVEMIEYLAQPADGATVVLRHGGGNRGKKLLDAIRSGTGGGIEIVCAELKRESDKVDFAIAEFRTAGRTATTGAVRALVSAFSDDLDELASACQQLVSDVTGDITEATVAKYYGGRVETTAFTVADAAIAGRHGEALLGLRHALASGADPVPIVAAFASKLRTMAKVAGSREGSGQIASRLGLAPWQVDRARRDLAGWTGDGLGTAILTVAEADANVKGATRDPVFALERMVSVISARGV comes from the coding sequence ATGGCAGGCAGAGCCCCGGCGCGCGGCAAGGCGGCCCCCTCGAAGGCGGCGATCCCGCAGCTCGCGTGGAACCAGACGCGACCCGCTCCGATCGTGCTGATCACCGGTCCCGAGCAGTTCCTCGCCGACCGGGCGCTGCGGTTCCTCCGCGAGTTCCTGCGCGCGGAGGACCCGAGTCTCGAGGTCAACGACATCGACGCCGGCGGCTACGCGCCGGGGGAGCTGCTCACGCTGGCGAGTCCCTCACTGTTCGACGAGCCTCGGCTGCTGCGGGTCTCCAACGTCGAGAAGTGCTCCGACGCGTTCCTCGTCGAGATGATCGAGTACCTCGCCCAGCCCGCGGACGGCGCGACCGTCGTGCTCCGGCACGGCGGCGGCAACCGCGGCAAGAAGCTGCTCGACGCGATCCGCTCGGGTACCGGCGGCGGCATCGAGATCGTCTGCGCGGAGCTCAAGCGGGAGAGCGACAAGGTCGACTTCGCGATCGCGGAGTTCCGCACCGCGGGGCGCACGGCGACCACCGGTGCGGTGCGGGCGCTGGTGTCGGCGTTCTCGGACGACCTGGACGAGCTCGCGTCGGCCTGCCAGCAGCTCGTCTCCGACGTCACGGGGGACATCACCGAGGCGACGGTCGCGAAGTATTACGGCGGGCGCGTCGAGACCACCGCGTTCACCGTCGCCGATGCCGCGATCGCCGGCCGGCACGGGGAGGCGCTTCTGGGCCTCCGGCACGCGCTCGCGTCGGGCGCGGATCCGGTGCCGATCGTCGCGGCGTTCGCGAGCAAGCTGCGCACGATGGCGAAGGTCGCCGGGTCCCGCGAGGGCTCGGGCCAGATCGCCTCACGGCTGGGACTCGCGCCGTGGCAGGTGGACCGCGCGCGCCGCGACCTGGCTGGCTGGACCGGCGACGGCCTGGGGACGGCGATCCTGACCGTCGCGGAGGCCGACGCGAACGTCAAGGGCGCGACCCGGGACCCGGTCTTCGCGCTGGAGCGCATGGTGTCGGTCATCTCGGCGCGCGGAGTCTGA
- the rpsT gene encoding 30S ribosomal protein S20, which produces MANIKSQIKRNLTNKKANDRNKAVKSELKTAVRAVHSAIAAGDTEKAATALAFAAKKLDKASSKGVIHKNQAANRKSAIAKQVAAL; this is translated from the coding sequence GTGGCAAACATCAAGTCGCAGATCAAGCGCAACCTCACCAACAAGAAGGCGAACGACCGCAACAAGGCGGTCAAGAGCGAGCTGAAGACCGCCGTCCGCGCGGTGCACTCCGCCATCGCCGCCGGCGACACCGAGAAGGCCGCCACCGCGCTCGCCTTCGCCGCCAAGAAGCTCGACAAGGCCTCGAGCAAGGGCGTCATCCACAAGAACCAGGCCGCGAACCGCAAGTCGGCCATCGCGAAGCAGGTCGCCGCGCTGTAA